The proteins below come from a single Serratia fonticola genomic window:
- a CDS encoding YgiQ family radical SAM protein encodes MSTTSLIQPERELFSYEPYWAECFGPAPFLPMSREEMDQLGWDSCDVIVISGDAYVDHPSFGMAIVGRMLEAQGFRVGIIAQPDWSNKEDFMRLGKPNLFFGVTAGNMDSMINRYTADRKLRHDDAYTAGNVGGKRPDRATLVYSQRCREAYKDVPVILGGIEASLRRIAHYDYWSDTVRRSVLVDSKADMLIYGNGERPLVELAHRLAAGEKIQDIHDIRNTAVMRKGAMPGWSGVDSTRLDKPGRIEPIPNPYGEDLPCADGSTPEPEAKPVTVRAAKPKPWEKTYVLLPSFEKVKADKVLYAHTSRILHHETNPGCARALMQKHGDRYVWINPPAIPLTTPEMDSVFALPYQRVPHPSYGEDRIPAYDMIRFSVNIMRGCYGGCSFCSITEHEGRIIQSRSEDSIVREIEEIRDKVPGFTGVISDLGGPTANMYMLRCTNPRAEQTCRRASCVYPEICTYMDTNHEPTIKLYRRARELEGIKKILIASGVRYDLAVEDPRYIKELATHHVGGYLKIAPEHTETGPLSKMMKPGMGSYDRFKQLFDQYSKQAGKEQYLIPYFISSHPGTRDEDMVNLALWLKKNRFRLDQVQNFYPSPMANSTTMYYSGKNPLGKVGYKSEDVFIPKGDRQRRLHKALLRYHDPLNWPLIRTALEEMGMKHLIGGRRECLVPAPSIDEQREAKRLQRHTRPALTKHTDITRQRTPSNKPPRKPIRNGKA; translated from the coding sequence ATGAGCACTACCAGCCTGATCCAACCCGAACGTGAATTGTTCTCCTACGAGCCTTATTGGGCCGAATGTTTTGGCCCCGCGCCGTTTTTACCGATGTCGCGTGAGGAGATGGACCAATTAGGCTGGGATAGCTGCGATGTGATTGTGATCAGCGGGGACGCTTACGTCGATCACCCAAGCTTTGGCATGGCGATTGTGGGCCGCATGCTGGAGGCTCAGGGCTTCCGCGTGGGGATCATTGCCCAGCCGGACTGGAGCAACAAAGAAGACTTTATGCGTTTGGGCAAACCGAACCTGTTCTTCGGCGTGACCGCCGGCAATATGGATTCGATGATCAACCGCTATACCGCCGATCGTAAGCTGCGTCATGACGATGCCTACACCGCCGGTAACGTGGGTGGCAAACGCCCGGATCGCGCCACCCTGGTCTATAGCCAACGCTGTAGAGAAGCCTATAAAGATGTGCCCGTCATCCTGGGCGGTATCGAAGCCAGCCTGCGCCGCATTGCCCATTATGATTACTGGTCGGATACCGTGCGCCGCTCGGTGCTGGTGGATTCCAAGGCCGATATGCTGATCTACGGCAACGGCGAACGCCCGCTGGTGGAGTTGGCGCATCGCCTGGCGGCGGGTGAAAAAATTCAGGATATCCACGATATCCGTAACACCGCAGTGATGCGTAAAGGGGCCATGCCGGGCTGGAGCGGGGTGGATTCCACTCGCCTGGACAAGCCGGGCCGCATCGAGCCAATCCCTAATCCTTACGGTGAAGATTTGCCCTGTGCCGACGGCAGCACGCCAGAGCCAGAAGCCAAGCCCGTCACCGTGCGTGCCGCCAAGCCCAAGCCGTGGGAAAAAACCTACGTGCTGCTGCCTTCCTTCGAGAAAGTGAAGGCGGACAAGGTGCTGTATGCCCACACTTCACGCATCTTGCACCATGAAACCAACCCTGGCTGCGCCCGCGCCTTGATGCAAAAACATGGCGACCGCTACGTGTGGATCAACCCACCGGCGATCCCACTCACCACGCCGGAAATGGACAGCGTGTTTGCCCTGCCCTACCAGCGTGTGCCGCACCCATCCTATGGCGAAGATCGCATCCCGGCCTACGATATGATCCGCTTCTCGGTGAATATTATGCGCGGCTGCTACGGCGGCTGTTCATTCTGTTCGATCACCGAGCATGAAGGGCGCATCATCCAGAGCCGTTCGGAAGACTCGATCGTGCGTGAAATCGAAGAGATCCGTGACAAGGTGCCAGGTTTTACCGGGGTGATCTCCGATCTGGGTGGGCCAACAGCCAACATGTATATGCTGCGCTGCACCAACCCGCGTGCCGAGCAAACCTGCCGCCGTGCCTCCTGCGTGTATCCGGAAATCTGTACCTATATGGATACCAACCATGAGCCGACCATCAAGCTCTACCGCCGCGCCCGTGAGCTGGAAGGGATCAAGAAGATCCTGATCGCCTCCGGGGTGCGTTACGATCTGGCGGTTGAAGATCCGCGTTATATCAAGGAACTGGCGACCCATCACGTGGGTGGCTATCTGAAGATCGCGCCAGAGCATACCGAAACCGGGCCATTATCCAAGATGATGAAGCCGGGGATGGGCAGCTACGATCGCTTCAAGCAGTTGTTCGATCAGTATTCCAAGCAGGCAGGTAAAGAGCAGTACCTGATCCCTTATTTCATCTCCTCGCATCCGGGCACCCGCGATGAAGACATGGTGAATCTGGCCCTGTGGCTGAAGAAAAACCGTTTCCGTCTCGATCAGGTACAGAACTTCTACCCGTCGCCAATGGCGAACTCCACCACCATGTATTACAGCGGCAAGAACCCGTTGGGTAAGGTGGGGTATAAGAGCGAAGATGTGTTTATTCCGAAGGGCGATCGCCAGCGCCGCCTGCATAAGGCATTGTTGCGCTATCACGATCCGCTTAACTGGCCGCTGATCCGTACGGCGTTGGAAGAGATGGGGATGAAGCACCTGATTGGTGGCCGTCGCGAATGCCTGGTGCCAGCACCGAGCATCGACGAACAGCGCGAGGCCAAGCGCCTACAGCGGCATACCCGCCCGGCGTTGACCAAGCACACGGACATTACCCGCCAGCGCACACCGTCCAACAAGCCACCGCGCAAGCCTATCCGTAACGGTAAGGCCTGA
- a CDS encoding GntR family transcriptional regulator: MNDFIAWLRQQFSQAAAAPRYIQLANTLEIAIKQRVLGVGDFLPPERVLAEALDLSRVTVSKAMKLLEEQALVSRQQGIGTRVAMHIGYSLNQDNGFTAQVLRSGSSVSNQWLLRSCIKAPSEVAKALELASGSIVVKLRRLRLMDGNPVSLETTYIPTRFLPNPEELEHSLYALWKSRGIVPEGRHFLLKAVASSDENASLLNVQSGTPLLRIVQTSRNAQGEVLEFSETLCRSDVYEFEVKS, encoded by the coding sequence ATGAATGATTTTATTGCCTGGCTGCGTCAGCAGTTTTCACAGGCAGCGGCGGCACCACGTTACATCCAACTGGCGAATACCTTGGAAATTGCCATCAAGCAGCGTGTGCTGGGCGTTGGCGATTTTTTACCGCCGGAACGAGTGTTGGCTGAGGCATTGGATTTGTCGCGCGTTACGGTCAGTAAGGCGATGAAATTGCTGGAAGAACAAGCGCTGGTCTCACGCCAACAGGGTATTGGTACTCGAGTGGCCATGCACATCGGCTATTCCCTCAATCAGGATAACGGCTTTACCGCGCAGGTTTTGCGCAGTGGCAGCAGCGTCAGTAACCAATGGCTGTTGCGTTCCTGCATAAAGGCACCCAGCGAGGTAGCCAAGGCGCTGGAGTTGGCAAGCGGCAGTATCGTGGTCAAGCTACGCCGTCTGCGGTTGATGGATGGCAATCCGGTATCGTTGGAAACCACCTATATCCCGACCCGTTTTTTGCCCAATCCCGAAGAGCTGGAACACTCGCTGTATGCCCTATGGAAGTCGCGAGGTATTGTGCCAGAGGGCAGGCATTTTTTATTGAAGGCGGTTGCCAGCAGTGACGAAAACGCCAGCTTGCTCAATGTACAAAGCGGCACACCGCTGTTACGCATTGTCCAGACCAGCCGCAACGCCCAGGGCGAAGTGCTGGAGTTCAGCGAAACGCTGTGCCGCAGTGATGTGTACGAGTTCGAGGTCAAAAGCTGA
- a CDS encoding ADP-ribosylglycohydrolase family protein gives MKNIKNPHHAILGALYGQAVGDAMGMPSELWPLQQVSDYFGWITHFLPGPAENIAANGFIAGEYTDDTQQAVALMDALLAAEGRVEPERIAHHIMLWAERIGAFEKNILGPSSKAALLAFRAGTPVAEIAANGVTNGAAMRVAPLGCLLPSGDLPAFIEAVRQSCSPTHKSDIAVAGAFAIAWAVSRAIEGADWATIKQELPARVEQVQQQHITTFSPSLSRRLVWALEFTASLSHRQDSEALAELYHTVGAGMDTIESIPMALALVELADTDPQRCAILAANLGGDTDTIGAMATAICGALRGVAAFPTEWIATINSANKIDFEPYAAALLRLRKQE, from the coding sequence ATGAAAAATATAAAAAATCCTCACCACGCCATACTCGGGGCGCTCTATGGGCAAGCCGTGGGCGATGCGATGGGGATGCCGTCAGAACTGTGGCCATTACAACAGGTTAGTGATTATTTTGGTTGGATCACCCACTTCCTGCCTGGCCCGGCAGAAAATATCGCAGCCAACGGCTTTATCGCCGGAGAATACACGGATGACACCCAGCAGGCAGTGGCCTTGATGGATGCGCTGTTGGCCGCCGAGGGCCGGGTCGAGCCGGAACGTATTGCTCACCACATCATGCTGTGGGCAGAACGGATCGGAGCCTTTGAGAAAAATATCCTCGGCCCCAGCTCCAAAGCCGCGCTGTTGGCGTTTCGCGCCGGTACGCCGGTGGCAGAGATCGCCGCTAACGGCGTGACCAATGGAGCCGCCATGCGTGTAGCTCCGTTAGGTTGCCTGCTGCCAAGTGGCGATTTGCCAGCATTTATTGAAGCAGTACGGCAGTCTTGCAGCCCGACCCACAAGTCGGATATCGCCGTGGCCGGCGCTTTTGCCATTGCCTGGGCCGTTAGCCGGGCTATCGAAGGCGCTGATTGGGCCACCATCAAGCAAGAACTGCCCGCACGTGTTGAGCAGGTGCAACAGCAACACATCACCACCTTCAGCCCTTCGCTCAGCCGCCGTCTGGTTTGGGCGCTGGAGTTCACCGCTAGCCTGAGCCATCGGCAGGATAGTGAAGCATTGGCGGAGCTTTACCACACCGTCGGTGCCGGGATGGACACTATCGAGTCAATCCCGATGGCGTTGGCACTGGTTGAACTGGCAGACACCGATCCGCAACGTTGTGCGATCCTGGCCGCCAATCTGGGTGGAGATACCGATACCATTGGCGCCATGGCAACGGCAATCTGCGGAGCCTTACGCGGCGTGGCTGCTTTCCCGACGGAGTGGATCGCCACGATCAATAGCGCCAATAAAATAGATTTTGAGCCCTACGCGGCCGCTCTCCTCAGGCTGCGAAAACAGGAATAA
- a CDS encoding purine-cytosine permease family protein, whose product MSEINRSETWKVESTGIDRVPDAEQTGKPLELFWIWSAANIGILGVVYGAIIVAFGLSFIQSILAALVGVASFALVGYTSFAGKRGRTSTLTLSRVIFGLKGNIAPTTFSWINLMGWEAVNVITGTLTLAALFQAIGLGESHSLTAISLLLFGGLTIVVSLLGQNTVVWMQSWFSRIFGTMTLIVVLYIVFTTEWGKVLSLPSGSWLTGFLPAVSVIAAGTGISWAIAGADYSRYQSPESSDKSIFAAVVGGACLPLILLMFTGILLSVQLPDLASAANPIALIGSVLPKWMAIPYLLAATAGIVTIAVLSLYSASLNLLTLGVKVKQSLAVSIDAVVILGIAIYVLFISGDFMGPFISFLVFCGVFLAAWEAIFILDYAKVRRHHGYDGNALYGLNGQNRGVRKVPLFCWFLGALCGLLVTKTGFIDGPLAKGLFADSSLGLFVSFLVSLIAYGLYLASNKGHQ is encoded by the coding sequence ATGAGTGAAATCAACCGCAGTGAGACATGGAAAGTAGAAAGTACCGGGATCGATCGCGTACCGGATGCGGAGCAGACCGGTAAACCGCTCGAGCTGTTCTGGATATGGTCTGCCGCCAACATCGGCATTCTCGGCGTGGTGTACGGGGCAATTATTGTCGCGTTCGGCCTGTCCTTTATCCAGTCAATCCTGGCCGCATTGGTCGGTGTAGCCAGCTTTGCTTTGGTCGGTTACACCAGCTTCGCCGGGAAACGTGGCCGTACCTCTACTTTGACCTTATCGCGGGTGATTTTTGGCCTGAAGGGCAACATCGCCCCCACCACCTTCAGTTGGATCAACCTGATGGGCTGGGAAGCGGTGAACGTCATTACCGGCACGCTCACTCTGGCGGCGCTGTTCCAGGCCATAGGCTTGGGTGAAAGCCACTCCCTAACCGCTATCAGCCTGTTGCTGTTTGGTGGCTTGACCATCGTAGTCAGCCTGCTGGGCCAGAACACGGTAGTCTGGATGCAGAGCTGGTTCAGCCGGATATTCGGCACCATGACGCTGATTGTGGTGCTGTATATCGTCTTCACCACCGAATGGGGCAAAGTGCTGTCACTGCCTTCCGGCAGTTGGTTGACCGGGTTCCTGCCCGCCGTTTCGGTGATCGCCGCCGGTACCGGCATCAGTTGGGCCATCGCCGGGGCCGATTACAGCCGTTATCAAAGCCCAGAATCTTCAGATAAAAGCATCTTTGCCGCCGTGGTGGGCGGTGCCTGCCTGCCCCTGATCCTGCTGATGTTCACCGGCATTCTGCTTTCGGTACAGCTGCCGGATCTGGCCAGCGCCGCCAACCCGATTGCGTTAATCGGCTCGGTGCTGCCAAAGTGGATGGCCATCCCTTACCTGTTAGCCGCAACCGCCGGTATCGTCACTATTGCCGTGCTCAGCCTCTACTCCGCCAGCCTTAACCTGCTAACGCTTGGCGTGAAGGTGAAACAGTCGCTGGCCGTCTCCATTGACGCCGTAGTGATCCTTGGCATCGCCATCTATGTGCTGTTTATCTCTGGCGACTTTATGGGGCCATTCATCTCGTTCCTGGTGTTCTGCGGGGTCTTCCTTGCCGCCTGGGAAGCCATTTTCATTCTCGATTATGCTAAAGTGCGCCGTCATCATGGTTACGACGGTAATGCCCTGTACGGCCTGAACGGCCAGAACCGCGGCGTGCGTAAGGTGCCGTTATTCTGCTGGTTCCTCGGCGCCTTGTGTGGGCTGCTGGTGACCAAAACCGGCTTTATCGATGGCCCATTGGCTAAAGGCCTGTTCGCTGATTCCAGCCTGGGGCTGTTCGTTTCCTTCCTGGTCAGCCTGATTGCCTATGGCCTCTATCTGGCAAGTAACAAAGGACATCAATGA
- a CDS encoding PfkB family carbohydrate kinase has translation MSEFVAVKPILVVGGAVGDVVLTLPKLPASGEDIEAQPQERQIGGCAFNVARALRRLDVPVINGMPVGNGDWGTAIEAAMQELDLPVLLRHGQLDNGWCLALVEPNGERTFVTVTGCEAHWNKAQLTTLPLTPETVVYANGYELVGEPGEALRDWLTRLPFDQWRLLDPGPRVGQLGEEFFAMLSDSHTLLTLNRDEVAILCGEGDAVSAAQRYATAHNITLICRLDRDGAWVCDGRNEPQHVPVYPVDVVDTIGAGDAHCAGVLAGLSAGLPLVQAVDLANRVAACVVASRGAAGAPDWQQLQQRFPA, from the coding sequence ATGAGTGAATTTGTCGCAGTAAAACCCATTCTGGTGGTAGGCGGTGCCGTAGGTGACGTAGTTCTCACGCTACCAAAGCTGCCAGCCAGCGGTGAAGATATCGAAGCGCAGCCACAAGAGCGACAGATTGGCGGTTGCGCCTTCAACGTAGCACGGGCGCTACGCCGCCTGGATGTCCCCGTGATTAACGGTATGCCGGTCGGCAACGGAGACTGGGGAACAGCCATCGAAGCCGCCATGCAGGAGCTGGATCTGCCGGTGCTGTTACGCCATGGCCAGTTGGACAACGGTTGGTGTCTGGCGTTGGTGGAGCCCAACGGTGAACGTACTTTTGTTACCGTGACCGGTTGTGAAGCCCATTGGAATAAGGCGCAACTCACCACCCTGCCGCTAACGCCGGAAACGGTGGTGTATGCCAACGGCTATGAACTGGTGGGGGAACCCGGTGAAGCACTGCGAGACTGGCTTACCCGCCTGCCGTTCGATCAGTGGCGGCTGCTGGATCCCGGCCCGCGCGTCGGTCAACTGGGTGAAGAGTTTTTCGCCATGCTTAGCGACAGCCACACCTTGCTGACCCTCAATCGTGACGAAGTCGCGATCTTGTGTGGGGAAGGCGACGCAGTCAGCGCCGCACAACGTTATGCCACAGCGCATAACATTACTCTGATCTGCCGGTTGGATCGTGACGGTGCCTGGGTCTGTGATGGCCGCAATGAACCGCAGCATGTGCCCGTTTACCCGGTTGACGTCGTCGATACCATCGGCGCGGGAGATGCCCACTGCGCGGGTGTGCTAGCCGGGCTTTCCGCTGGCCTGCCGCTGGTACAAGCCGTCGATCTTGCCAACCGCGTGGCCGCCTGCGTGGTAGCCAGCCGTGGTGCCGCCGGAGCACCAGACTGGCAACAGCTGCAACAGCGTTTTCCTGCCTGA
- a CDS encoding nucleoside permease, with product MAIKTRLKVMIFLQFFIWGAWLVTLGSYMINTLHFSGAQVGMVYSSKGIAALIMPSLAGIIADRWIKANRLYGLCHLLGAVALYYAAQVDQPMVMFWVMLFNAMVYMPTMALSNAISYFCLEKHGFDTVKDFPPVRVYGTVGFILAMWLISFSRIELSNMQLYLASAVSLLLAVYSLTLPNCPTNKVKRSQSWVSMLGLDAFVLFKQKRMAVFFLFAMLLGAALQITNTFGNPFLHDFSLNPLYQDSLSVRYPSVLLSLSQISEVFFILTIPFFLRRYGIKQVMLISMAAWTLRFLFLAYGTPAGFGFLLLLLSMIVYGCAFDFFNISGAIFVEKETDHRIRASAQGLFMTMVNGAGAYVGAIASGEVVDFFTHNGVKDWQSIWLVFAAYTLVLGVIFALSFNYQHRPEEMNGDLQKAH from the coding sequence ATGGCAATAAAAACACGATTGAAGGTGATGATCTTTCTCCAGTTCTTTATCTGGGGCGCCTGGTTGGTAACGTTGGGATCCTACATGATCAACACCTTGCACTTCAGCGGGGCGCAGGTAGGCATGGTGTACAGTTCGAAAGGGATCGCCGCGCTGATCATGCCAAGCCTGGCAGGGATCATTGCCGATCGCTGGATCAAGGCCAACCGTCTGTATGGCCTGTGTCATCTGCTGGGGGCGGTGGCGTTGTACTACGCCGCACAGGTCGATCAGCCGATGGTGATGTTCTGGGTCATGCTGTTCAACGCGATGGTCTATATGCCCACCATGGCGCTGTCCAACGCCATTTCTTACTTCTGTCTGGAAAAGCACGGTTTTGATACGGTCAAGGATTTCCCGCCGGTGCGGGTTTATGGCACCGTGGGCTTTATTCTGGCGATGTGGCTAATTAGCTTTAGCCGCATTGAATTGAGCAATATGCAGCTGTATCTGGCTTCCGCGGTATCGCTGCTATTGGCAGTCTACTCCCTGACGTTGCCAAATTGCCCGACCAACAAGGTGAAACGCTCGCAAAGCTGGGTCAGCATGTTGGGGTTGGATGCGTTCGTGCTGTTCAAGCAAAAGCGCATGGCGGTGTTCTTCCTGTTTGCCATGTTGCTGGGGGCGGCGCTGCAAATCACCAATACCTTCGGCAACCCGTTCCTGCACGATTTCTCTCTTAACCCGCTGTATCAGGACAGCCTCAGCGTACGCTATCCTTCGGTGCTGCTCTCCCTGTCGCAAATCTCTGAGGTGTTTTTCATCCTCACCATCCCGTTCTTCCTGCGTAGATACGGCATCAAGCAGGTGATGCTGATCAGCATGGCGGCCTGGACGCTGCGTTTCCTGTTCCTGGCCTACGGAACGCCTGCCGGGTTCGGCTTCCTGCTGCTTCTGCTTTCAATGATCGTTTACGGCTGTGCGTTTGATTTCTTCAATATTTCTGGCGCCATCTTTGTGGAAAAGGAAACCGACCACCGCATCCGTGCCAGCGCTCAGGGGCTGTTTATGACCATGGTTAACGGTGCAGGGGCTTACGTTGGAGCCATCGCCAGCGGCGAGGTTGTGGACTTCTTCACCCATAACGGGGTGAAAGATTGGCAGAGTATCTGGCTGGTGTTTGCCGCCTATACGCTGGTGCTGGGGGTGATTTTTGCCCTGTCTTTCAACTACCAACATCGGCCGGAAGAGATGAACGGCGATCTGCAGAAGGCGCATTAA
- the xapA gene encoding xanthosine phosphorylase gives MFNQDDAFSCAEVLRTRLPGFQPRAALILGSGLGALADVMTDAVTIDYTELPGFPVSGVVGHAGQLVAGWLEGVPVLCMKGRGHFYEGRGMQVMTTAVRTFKLLGCEFLLATNAAGSLRKSVAPGSLVALTDHINFMPESPLVGANDERFGPRFFSLANAYDRDLRAQLAAVAAKAGIPLAEGVFAAYTGPNFETPAEIRMMQTLGCDVVGMSIVPEVLSARHCGLKVLVVSAMTNYAEGLSDTPLSHEQTLSCAALAADDFMRLIREFFKTL, from the coding sequence ATGTTTAATCAAGACGATGCTTTTTCTTGTGCCGAAGTGCTGCGGACCAGACTACCAGGCTTTCAACCTCGTGCAGCACTGATTCTGGGATCGGGGCTGGGGGCGCTGGCAGACGTAATGACCGACGCCGTAACCATCGACTATACCGAATTACCAGGTTTCCCGGTGAGCGGCGTAGTGGGCCACGCAGGGCAATTGGTGGCGGGCTGGCTGGAAGGCGTGCCGGTGCTGTGCATGAAAGGGCGCGGGCATTTCTATGAGGGCCGTGGCATGCAGGTGATGACCACTGCCGTGCGCACCTTCAAACTGCTGGGCTGTGAATTCCTGTTGGCGACCAATGCCGCTGGTTCACTGCGTAAATCGGTAGCTCCGGGTAGCCTGGTGGCGCTGACCGACCACATCAACTTTATGCCGGAATCCCCGCTGGTGGGGGCTAACGACGAGCGTTTTGGTCCACGCTTCTTCAGCCTGGCTAACGCCTATGATCGTGACTTGCGTGCGCAACTGGCGGCGGTAGCGGCCAAGGCCGGTATCCCACTGGCAGAAGGGGTATTTGCCGCCTACACCGGCCCGAACTTTGAAACCCCGGCCGAGATCCGCATGATGCAGACGCTGGGCTGTGACGTGGTGGGGATGTCGATCGTGCCCGAAGTGCTTTCGGCCCGGCACTGCGGCCTGAAAGTGCTGGTGGTCTCGGCGATGACCAACTATGCCGAAGGGTTATCCGATACGCCGCTTTCCCATGAGCAGACGCTGAGCTGCGCTGCGCTGGCGGCAGACGACTTTATGCGCCTGATCCGAGAGTTCTTCAAAACGCTGTAA
- a CDS encoding LysR family transcriptional regulator: MKKPLPDPSRINFRLLHYFRVVAEEMNFTQAAQRLNMSQPPLSKHIKELESQLGVELFKRTTRSMALTQAGRTLFHNVETLLDQAGNALNQVQQLGRGEAGHMVIGMVGTSVWGGLIPALKRFTGQEEKVTWTLNEQTPSQQIVSLQKRHIDIGVWREAKQQALPGLACQLLAREKISVVLPTGHPLATGEEIPLQALEHDKFIVLPPNEASLGLYLHNLCLQHGFAPDIVHQVNEPQTLMALVAEGFGITLLPDSYGRIPWPGVRFCPLQAAPSADLYAIYHAESATPVVKAFLKMLRTPGAV; the protein is encoded by the coding sequence ATGAAAAAGCCACTACCCGACCCTAGCCGGATCAACTTTCGCCTGCTGCACTATTTCCGCGTGGTGGCAGAGGAGATGAACTTTACCCAGGCCGCACAGCGGCTGAACATGTCCCAACCGCCGCTCAGCAAACATATCAAAGAGCTGGAAAGCCAGCTGGGGGTGGAGCTATTCAAACGCACCACCCGCTCCATGGCGCTGACGCAGGCTGGCCGCACTCTGTTCCATAACGTCGAAACATTGCTGGATCAGGCGGGCAATGCGCTCAATCAGGTGCAGCAACTGGGCCGTGGCGAGGCCGGCCATATGGTGATTGGCATGGTAGGCACGTCGGTCTGGGGCGGTTTGATCCCGGCACTGAAACGCTTTACCGGGCAGGAAGAGAAGGTCACCTGGACGTTGAATGAACAAACTCCCAGCCAGCAGATCGTCTCATTGCAGAAGCGACATATCGATATCGGGGTCTGGCGTGAGGCAAAACAACAGGCGCTGCCGGGGCTGGCCTGTCAATTATTAGCGCGGGAGAAGATCTCGGTGGTGCTGCCGACGGGGCATCCACTGGCTACGGGGGAAGAAATCCCACTACAAGCTCTGGAGCATGACAAATTTATCGTGCTGCCGCCCAACGAGGCCAGCCTGGGGCTGTATCTGCACAACCTGTGTCTGCAGCATGGCTTTGCGCCAGATATCGTCCATCAGGTCAATGAACCGCAGACCTTGATGGCGCTGGTGGCGGAAGGCTTTGGCATCACGCTACTGCCGGACAGCTATGGGCGCATACCGTGGCCCGGCGTGCGTTTCTGCCCGTTGCAGGCGGCCCCTTCGGCGGATCTGTATGCGATCTACCACGCCGAAAGTGCCACACCGGTGGTGAAGGCGTTCCTGAAAATGCTGCGAACGCCCGGGGCTGTTTAA
- the ftsP gene encoding cell division protein FtsP, which translates to MSLSRRQFIQASGLALCAGTVPLRAEASGMPTPLPIPPLLESRRGQPLFLTLQRAHWAFMDNRKASVWGVNGMYLGPTVRVYNGDDVKLIYSNRLPEPVSMTISGLQVPGTLMGGAPRMMSPNVDWSPVIPIRQAAAICWYHANTPNRMAPHVYNGLAGLWLVEDEVSKNLPLPNHYGVDDFPLIIQDKRLDNFGTPEYDPPAQGGFIGDTLLVNGVQNPFIEVSRGWVRLRLLNASNSRRYSLQLSDGRPINVIASDQGFLPAPVAVQQLSLAPGERREVLIDMSQGAEVTLTAGEAAGIMDRLRGLFEPSSMLVSTQVLTLKPTGLLPLVTDNLPMRLLADQLLDGNVSRSREFRLGDKMAGINGAIWDMNRIDVQTMQGTWERWTIHADTPQAFHIQGVQFLVKRVNGAQPMAEDRGWKDTVWVDGDVELLVYFNQVSSEHFPFLFYSQTLEMADRGSTGQFVVQASA; encoded by the coding sequence ATGTCACTCAGTCGACGTCAGTTTATTCAAGCATCGGGCTTGGCGCTATGCGCGGGAACGGTGCCGCTGAGGGCTGAAGCGAGCGGGATGCCAACTCCGTTACCGATCCCGCCACTGCTGGAATCCCGCCGTGGCCAGCCGCTGTTTTTAACCCTACAACGTGCCCATTGGGCCTTTATGGACAACCGTAAAGCGTCCGTCTGGGGGGTTAACGGCATGTATCTGGGGCCGACGGTGCGGGTCTACAACGGTGACGACGTCAAACTGATCTACAGCAACCGCCTGCCCGAGCCGGTATCGATGACCATCAGCGGGTTGCAGGTGCCAGGTACCCTGATGGGCGGGGCACCGCGCATGATGTCGCCCAACGTTGACTGGTCGCCGGTGATCCCTATTCGTCAGGCGGCGGCCATCTGCTGGTATCACGCCAACACGCCGAACCGCATGGCACCGCACGTCTACAACGGCCTGGCTGGCCTATGGCTGGTCGAGGATGAAGTCAGTAAAAACCTGCCGTTGCCGAACCATTACGGCGTCGATGATTTCCCGCTGATTATTCAGGACAAGCGCCTGGATAACTTCGGTACGCCGGAATACGATCCTCCGGCGCAGGGGGGCTTTATTGGCGATACGCTGTTGGTCAACGGCGTGCAGAACCCGTTTATCGAAGTCTCACGTGGCTGGGTTCGCCTGCGCCTGCTGAACGCCTCAAACTCACGGCGCTATTCGTTGCAACTGAGTGATGGGCGGCCGATCAACGTGATCGCCAGCGATCAAGGGTTCCTGCCTGCACCGGTCGCGGTACAGCAACTTTCTCTGGCTCCAGGTGAGCGCCGCGAAGTGCTGATCGACATGTCGCAGGGGGCTGAAGTGACCCTAACCGCCGGTGAAGCGGCAGGGATCATGGATCGTTTGCGCGGTCTGTTTGAACCTTCCAGCATGCTGGTTTCCACCCAGGTACTGACGTTGAAACCGACGGGCCTGTTGCCGTTGGTCACCGACAATCTGCCGATGCGCCTGCTGGCGGATCAACTGCTGGATGGTAACGTCAGCCGCTCGCGTGAATTCCGTCTGGGAGACAAGATGGCCGGCATCAACGGGGCCATCTGGGATATGAACCGCATCGACGTACAAACGATGCAGGGCACCTGGGAGCGTTGGACCATTCATGCCGATACGCCGCAGGCGTTCCACATTCAGGGCGTGCAGTTCCTGGTGAAACGCGTCAATGGCGCACAGCCGATGGCGGAAGATCGCGGCTGGAAGGATACCGTCTGGGTCGACGGCGACGTGGAGCTGCTGGTGTACTTCAACCAGGTTTCCTCGGAGCACTTCCCGTTCCTGTTCTACAGCCAGACGCTGGAAATGGCCGATCGCGGTTCGACCGGCCAGTTTGTGGTTCAGGCTTCCGCTTAA